Genomic window (Daucus carota subsp. sativus chromosome 5, DH1 v3.0, whole genome shotgun sequence):
CATCACCATGCCATGTTGACCCTTACTTGCATGGGGAGTGAAAATTCCGATGCGTGTAGTATATACATTAACAAATAAGAAACCTGTACATACACTAAACTTGAACTAGTGCCTGACTTTGGGATTAGAGGGATCACAGAGGACTTTGGCTGGTTATTTTTCAGCTGGAAGTTGTAAATCTTTGGACTTTATTATCTGCAGCAGCATAAGATTCGACACCAAAGATACATGAGATCCTCGAAGGCCAAAGCACTCTTAAGTGCCATCCGGGAAGACTATGAGAGggcaaagaagaagaaaatggaTCCTCAAGGTCCAATCAGTCGTAGATGGAACAATATTTTCTTAGTAGCATGTTTAATTTCTTTGTTTGCCGACCCCATGTTCTTTTACTTGCCTGTAGTCAAAGAAAATCTTTGCATCGATACTGGCACAACCCTTGAAGTGATTCTTACTATTGTCAGGTCACTTAATGATGCCTTTTACATGATTCAAATATATGTAAGGTTTCGTACAGCTTATGAGGCACCTTCTTCCCGTGTCTTCTGGCGAGGAGAACTAGTTACTGACTACTGGCTGATAGCCAAGAAGTATTTATTTAAAGATTTTTGGATTGATTTGATTGCTTCACTGCCCCTTCCTCAGGTATGTTGCAATTTAAATTTACTGTAACACCACTACATAATCTCCCTGCATTTAGCAAGGTTACAGCTTTGTAAAAGGTTGATTGTTCTTTGGTCAGGTACTAATTTGGATTGTTATACCAAGCTTGAGTGGTTCAACAATGGCCAACACGAGAGATGTCCTTAAATTCATTATCATTTTCCAGTACCTCCCCAGACTATTTCTTATATTATTTCCATTATCAGCTAAAATTGCCGAAGTCACAGGTTCTGTGACAGAAACAGCATGGGCAGGAGCCGCGTACAACTTGTTGCTCTATATGTTAGCTAGTCATGTAAGTACTAGATATCTTTTATCATTCCTTTAAGAAAAATAAGTTACTAACTTAATACACATGTATTGATGatgataccacttgttgggccTGCCATGCTAGCCTAACTCAACAATAGTATGATGTTGTCCGCTTTGGGCCTAACCCGGCTTTGTTTTTGGTCACCTCTCAAAAGGCCTCATTTGATTGGATTTATTCTGGCCACTTATATTCTAGCTATCTACCCCTCCCCCGGACAACTCCTAACACTAATATCCAACTACTGTTATGTTCAAAAGATGTTCAAAACATTTTAAGTTCTGATTCTTTGTTCTTCAGCCAAATATGTTAAGAGGCATTGGTTAGCCTGTGACATATACATTTGGAATTGTTGGTGATTCAATATCACTACTAACAAAATCTGCGTGATTCTTTTTATATACACTTTCAGggacttaattatttatatttcccatgctgttttgtatataaatgatgatgatgcagaGTGCTGCATATGATGCCGTGTTTAGAAGACAAAAGTCTGTAGCATTGTTTTCATCAATTGTTTCTCTTCTTTTTGACTTTTAATATTAccatataatttcaaaaaataatctaGTTTGTAGGAGCTTGCTGGTATCTTCTATCTATTGACAGACAAGAAGCATGCTGGAGAAGCGTTTGCAATCTCAGTGAATTATGTAAAAATGATTACTTTGATTGCCACAAGGCTAACGATGCTGTAAGAAGTAATTGGTTCAAGTCGAGCAAAATCAAGTCTATATGCAATCCAAGAGCCAGCTCTTATCCATTTGGTATCTATGGCGATGCAGTGACCAAATATGTTACAACTTCGCGATTCtgtaacaaatatttttattgcctTTGGTGGGGCTTGAGGAACCTCAGGTAATATACTGTCTGTAGACCACTTTTTGTTAACAGACTTGTTTTGGTCAAGTGGAAGAATCATGTACAGAAACATGACTATAATTGAACTTTGGAGGATACATTTGCTACTAGTGCTTCCACTTACATGGCATGTGCTATAATGCTTCCACCATAACCGCTCACAATTTTTGTAAGTTGTGCAGTTCTCTGGGGCAAGGTCTTGGTACAACCACGTATGCCGGGGAAATATGTTTTGCTGTTATCATTGCAGTTCTGGGATTACTTCTCTTCGCGTTGCTTATTGGAAATATGCAAGTAAGTTTTTATGATAGTCAATAGCTAATAACTGATTTACTTGCTCACTGGAGGGATTAATTATTAACTCTGTGATTTTCTCACTCTTTGCGACTTAAAATACTTGCAAAAATTGATTGCACTGCAGACATATCTCCAGTCAACCACAGTTCGATTAGAGGAATGGAGAATGAAGAAAACAGATACAGAACAATGGATGCGTCGGAGGCAACTGCCTGAGGACTTGAGACAGCGTGTTAGGAAATACAACCAGTATAAGTGGGTTGCTCTTCGAGGAGTCGATGAAGAGGCTCTTCTGAAAGATCTCCCACCGGATCTTAGGAGAGATATAAAACGACACTTTTGTTACGATCTTGTTCGACGGGTAGGTATCCTATCCTGATTTCCATTGTCCCCTTTATAGCAACCCCTTCCCCCTCCTGCATTAGTCTGGTGAGAGTTGAGTTCTATTACTGTACAATAAAAAACAATGTCAAGAGAAAATGCATGTGTTACTTGAAGGGTTGTAGTTTCTGATCTAGACCCTTTTTGATATCAATCCAATGTTAATTTCAAGAATATACAGATCCAAATTGAGTATAAAAT
Coding sequences:
- the LOC108221945 gene encoding protein CNGC15c isoform X1, encoding MRSSKAKALLSAIREDYERAKKKKMDPQGPISRRWNNIFLVACLISLFADPMFFYLPVVKENLCIDTGTTLEVILTIVRSLNDAFYMIQIYVRFRTAYEAPSSRVFWRGELVTDYWLIAKKYLFKDFWIDLIASLPLPQVLIWIVIPSLSGSTMANTRDVLKFIIIFQYLPRLFLILFPLSAKIAEVTGSVTETAWAGAAYNLLLYMLASHFVGACWYLLSIDRQEACWRSVCNLSELCKNDYFDCHKANDAVRSNWFKSSKIKSICNPRASSYPFGIYGDAVTKYVTTSRFCNKYFYCLWWGLRNLSSLGQGLGTTTYAGEICFAVIIAVLGLLLFALLIGNMQTYLQSTTVRLEEWRMKKTDTEQWMRRRQLPEDLRQRVRKYNQYKWVALRGVDEEALLKDLPPDLRRDIKRHFCYDLVRRVPLFDQMDELMLEAICLRLKPVLFTKHTFLVYEGGLVDEMLFIIRGKLLSCTTNGGQSGFFHSFGIGPGDLCGEELLTWAFDPRPSVIRPSATHSVQATSEVEAFALIAEDLKVVASRFGRLHSKQLRPKLRHSHQWRTWAACIVQAAWRSYRIQKITAELKAKESLRTVAALTEDMKVHSDKNVPSPSSGFSICVQQG
- the LOC108221945 gene encoding putative cyclic nucleotide-gated ion channel 15 isoform X2, whose product is MRSSKAKALLSAIREDYERAKKKKMDPQGPISRRWNNIFLVACLISLFADPMFFYLPVVKENLCIDTGTTLEVILTIVRSLNDAFYMIQIYVRFRTAYEAPSSRVFWRGELVTDYWLIAKKYLFKDFWIDLIASLPLPQFVGACWYLLSIDRQEACWRSVCNLSELCKNDYFDCHKANDAVRSNWFKSSKIKSICNPRASSYPFGIYGDAVTKYVTTSRFCNKYFYCLWWGLRNLSSLGQGLGTTTYAGEICFAVIIAVLGLLLFALLIGNMQTYLQSTTVRLEEWRMKKTDTEQWMRRRQLPEDLRQRVRKYNQYKWVALRGVDEEALLKDLPPDLRRDIKRHFCYDLVRRVPLFDQMDELMLEAICLRLKPVLFTKHTFLVYEGGLVDEMLFIIRGKLLSCTTNGGQSGFFHSFGIGPGDLCGEELLTWAFDPRPSVIRPSATHSVQATSEVEAFALIAEDLKVVASRFGRLHSKQLRPKLRHSHQWRTWAACIVQAAWRSYRIQKITAELKAKESLRTVAALTEDMKVHSDKNVPSPSSGFSICVQQG